GGGCCCGCCTGCATGGACAAGATTATCGACAGGCCACATGAATAACATGGCGGATCTGAAGCATAATAGCTACGGCGAGTAGGGCAAGACGTGGTTTAGGGGTTGCTTCTAGTTGAGGCGCTTCGTCCACGCACCTACTCGCTCCAGTTTTGCGTCGCACACTGAAAGCCTTTGAGCCGATGCCTTTGAGCCGATGCCACAAGGCTCGCCTTCCGCGCCGCCCGCATCTGGATGTGAACCGCTGACGCGGCAGGGTCATCCCGCGAACTTCTTGATCACCCGCACGAGATCCTCAAGAGCCGCCTCACCCTGGCCTTCCGCCATGGCGGTGGTAAGGCATTCACGGGCATGGCTCTCCAGGATCAGGATTCCCGCATTGTACAGTGCGATTCTCACAGCAGCAACCTGGTCGAGGACTTCGGCGCATTTCTGTTCCTCGTCGATCATGCGCTGTATTCCCCTGACCTGACCCTCTATTCGCCGCAACCTGTTCAAGATATCCTGTTTGCTTGAAACAGCCACCCAAGAACCCTCCAGTGCTGCAACTGCGTCCTGGCCTAAGCAACCTTGATCGCCATATCAACCCTTGCGCCAGTGATAGTTGCGCCCATGCGCGGCGCACGTAGGCACAGTGTTATATCAGCGCGCTCTCGAGTCGAGATAGTGCTTCCTGCCATTCCTTGTGATGGCCCTAAGCCTCCCTCTCCGCTCGAGTTCACGAACTGCCGTCACGATCTCAGGCTCGGAGCCTATGCGGAGGAATCTGTGAACTACATCGGATTGGGTCTTAGGAGAGGCGCAGTACTCGACTATGCGGTCCCACAGCTGCATGCAGCCTGACGGGAGGCGCCGCTTGGGGTATACGATGGTGTAGCCCGGATTGCCGTCGATATCCTCACCCGGCGTGAACTGGGCACATAAGGGGTTGCCGCGGAGCAAAGACCGTATAGAGGATCGGGTTGCTCCTCCTAATCCGGTCGATCCGTACCCGTGGATCACCTTCAATGACGATGCGATCCCTGACTCCAAGATCCGGTCGTACGCACTGAGGAAGCACCCCATTGCCTCTGCCTTCCTCATTCCATGGAGATCGATCTCCAGTGCGGTGCACCCCCCGAGGCTCGAACATGATGGCCCATGACTTTCTGGAATTAGTATACCATTTCAGTCGGACAAAGGCCAACAGCTATCGTGAAGCGTGCGTCCACACGTGCGTGTAGAGCGTCTGTGATAATGTCGCCCGTAACGCGACTGAGACAACATCACCCATGAACAAGGGGGACGTCATCTTGACGGAAAAGGCCTCGAGTCTTCACTGAATGCGCTCCAGATGCTCTCAGCCACACGCCATGTGCCCAGAAACGCGAGGCGCATAGCCTTGCTTGATGACTCGACCGGAGAGATGGTCTAGATTGCTCCAACGGGTGGTCAATATCACTCCACCAAAGAGCAGAAGCTGAACCGCAAGTATCCACCCAGCGTCGCTCACCCATCGGTGACCTCCGTATCGCTCAGAAACTGCGGCCAGAATCGGGTAAACCGGGGCTCAGGATAGCTCCACACGCCCTCAGAACACGTCCTCATGCCGTGGGTGGCCAATTACAGTCCAGTGAAGCGCGAAGGCTGCAAGGAAAATGACCAGGGGGTGGATCAGAACGGTCCACCCCCTGGTTAGCCGGGTAGTATGCCGCCCCTGCCGACTGGACCTGCACCCGATTGGCTTCATTCGTCCCATCGCGACAGGCTGAATGCTCTCCGCGAGATCGCCTTGCCTAGACCCTTCTCACCCTGACGCCGCACAGAGTATCCGACACTGGGCATCTTTCCTCAATCATAGCGATCAGCTTGTCCACATCCTCCTTTGGAGAAGGCGAATCCACGATCATCTTGTAGCGGATTTCCTGGTATCCCTTTCTCACGGATGCACTCTTGCCGAGGAAACCATCGGGATCGAGATCCCCTGACAGCTCCACCTTGAAGCCCTTAAGATCGACCTTGCATCCCTTGGCGAATGCCGAGGCGCAAATGCTCATGCACCCTCCAAGTGCGCACAGAAGGAGTTCCACCGGGTTCATCGCCCTGTTGGATCCCCCAAGCTCTGCAGGCTCGTCTACTGCAATCGCGAAGCCCCGAGCGCCGCCCTCGCAGTAGACGCCTTGCCCCGACCAGCTCATCGTCGCGTTGAACGTGATATTGGCCATTGTATATGCTCCCTTCCGACTCGGATACATAATCAGTATTGTGGAATGGAGCGAACGCTATTCCGCCCGGCCCGGCCTGGCCAGGTCATTCACGGATGCCGGAAGCTCCGACCCATGTGTCGAAAATCGTCCTGAGATATCCTCGAACCCCTTCAGGTTGAAGTCTCCTCTTCGAAGCACAATGCGACAATGGATTCAGTGAAGGCAATTGCCGACCATGCTAAGGCCGTTTTCGCCAGTGGGCGGTATGAAGAGGCAATCCCGCTGTTGCAGGAGTGGGCGAAGAAGTCCAACTGCCTGGCTAACATGATATCTGGAGGATTGGAGCCATTCTACAACGCCTCTTGCGATGACGCGGAGTTTGAATCACCCACGCCCCTAACCCTGTTCCCTCCGCGCGCTTGGTAGGCAGGAGTGCCGCCACGTTGCGGCGAAACACTCATCGCAATCGTTGCGGCAGGGCCTGTCCATAGCGAACAGTAGTTGTACATACTGGAGGGCTGCGGTCATGACTGGCAAGAATGCAACTGGATAAGCGCCAAGCGAGGAATTGGCCGCGGGTTACCTCGATGCGCACAGAGACCCAGGAGGTTCTGCCCCGGACAAACGGTTTGCTGGAGCAAGACCCAGGAGTCATTCTGAGTGATGCCTCTCGTGAGCAGATCATTAACTCAATTGAGCATATACTAGCCCAATTCGGCATAAACTCTGATGCACAGGAGATCAGTGCCCCGCGGGATGTGGCGTGGGGTCCGACACCAACTGACCCCCGATCCCAGGTCGACATTGAAGCTCGGGAGATGCCCAACTCCCGGGCAGGAGCTGACTAGATTAAGATGTGCCAGGATGAAGCGTGCGCCAAGTTCGAGCAGAGTATCATGGCACTCATGAAGGACGTCCGAGCAGTCACTTTTGTCCGAGCTGGTAGAGTGCATCTCTGGGCGATCTTCAAATCCGAACCTGATTTCGACCTTGACACAGCTGCTGCTGAGGTCTTTACGAGTTTGTACCATGAGTACCCCGATCTTGATTACGACTATCTCGCCCTCACCGAGCGCGAGTATGCAGACCGAGAGGTCGAGTTAGGGTAGGGTGACCTAGAATGCCAGACGCAGTGCGCCATCGCAGTCAAGCCAGGCGCAATGAAAACCTGCTTGCCGAGGATCTCTTGGATGCGAAGACTACAATCTACCCCGACTGGCTTGTTACTGTAGCCTTCTACTGCGCTCTTCACCTGATGGATGCCGAGCTCGATAGGCGGTACAGGGTCCGAAGCTT
Above is a genomic segment from Clostridia bacterium containing:
- a CDS encoding metal-sensitive transcriptional regulator, producing the protein MAVSSKQDILNRLRRIEGQVRGIQRMIDEEQKCAEVLDQVAAVRIALYNAGILILESHARECLTTAMAEGQGEAALEDLVRVIKKFAG
- a CDS encoding Smr/MutS family protein, whose amino-acid sequence is MLIPESHGPSCSSLGGCTALEIDLHGMRKAEAMGCFLSAYDRILESGIASSLKVIHGYGSTGLGGATRSSIRSLLRGNPLCAQFTPGEDIDGNPGYTIVYPKRRLPSGCMQLWDRIVEYCASPKTQSDVVHRFLRIGSEPEIVTAVRELERRGRLRAITRNGRKHYLDSRAR
- a CDS encoding OsmC family protein; the encoded protein is MANITFNATMSWSGQGVYCEGGARGFAIAVDEPAELGGSNRAMNPVELLLCALGGCMSICASAFAKGCKVDLKGFKVELSGDLDPDGFLGKSASVRKGYQEIRYKMIVDSPSPKEDVDKLIAMIEERCPVSDTLCGVRVRRV